Genomic segment of Raphanus sativus cultivar WK10039 unplaced genomic scaffold, ASM80110v3 Scaffold0838, whole genome shotgun sequence:
CatcaacaacaaacataaaatatatggaTACTAATCAAAGATACGTCAATACAATTATCCTTAGATCTACAAAAATGTTTCACTATAAATCTTAACATAAAAGAACATTCGATATAATatcttaaatactattaatattaatattcaaataaattactaaattaatattcaaataaattacTTTTGAAATCAGTTTGTTTTTTCCAGAGTTATGTCGCAAAAACAACTTATTCCACAATACATAAAGTTTCCAGCATTCTTTCAGATTATACAAGTCAGCTTTGTGATGGTCTATTCAAAggaaataatttgaaatatggATTTGAgaatatttttcatttctataataaatatattagttttaccAAAGTTATATGATATGTAGCAACTTAGCATGATGTTGTTAGTTTATTAATTTGGGTTTTCAAGCTTTagttttactatttattttcattttttgtcagTAAACTGACGAGAATCTTCGTCCATTGAAAGTTAATAAGTGCAACAAACAAATTATTTCCCAAACATGGCTGCTGGCTACTGCACAACTGAACGGCTACAACTGATTGACTTTAGATTCATTTGAACCGCATGTGAAGTTTTCCTGATACACCGACTCCAGCAAAAGGTCGACATGTGGAGATTCCAACTCGAAGATCACCTGAAAAGAGAGTTTTCAGCAAATCTAAGTGATAGAAAGATGCAATGAGGAATGTGTAGAGAATCTCTGACTTCCAGATAAGAAAATGTGTACTAGATTTATGTTCTTGTTGACATACCACATAATTTTTGCCAGGCTTAAGGACTGGTGCAGGAACGTAGAGGTTGCATTGTGGTCCAACAGACTGCAAAAGAAAGAGACATGTATAAGAAGAAACTCTAAGATACTATGTACATTGGATAAGCTTTAGGACAGAGCTTAACCGGCCAATATCTTCCGATGTTGAATTTATTGACAAACGCAACTCCTTTACCCCAACTGTTGAATGATAGATAAGTGTCTTTGATTTCTTCTACACTGTTGATAGAGAACTCACCAGCAAACAGAGCTGGTTCTTTTTGACCCAATTCTACAATAGTCAGTGAAAGAAGCAGTTAGCTTCATGTAGACGACCGGAAGTTCCATCACCAACACTCTTAACTTAACCAAGAATGTGCTGGAAGATAAAAACAGAGCACTGACCATTTGTAAGCTCAAACGGTTCACTTCTATTTTTGGTATGTTGCATCTCGAAACTGAAATTTGGCATTTGATTCAAGTTGTGGAAAGGAATTGGTATCATCTTCCATCCTTGGAGAACCTGACCATCTAGATAAACTGGAGACAGGATACCCTGGAAAGTCATACAAAATAGACCTTTTGAACAGCTTCCTAGATAATGTACAATGCTACCATGgagtccaaaatatttaaaccgCAAACATCACTTCAATCTGGTATAGATAACCAACTTTGAAAAACCAACGAGATCAAATGTATAAACCTAACGtgataaagaaaattttatcagAGTGTCGTACCTTCTCATCAAAGATATATGGCCCGTAATTCACACGACCCATGTTTTCAACCTATAAGAAACAGGATCACAGTAGTCACCCAAATGAGACTGTGCTTAACGGTAAACTAAATTGATGAACCTACAGCTGCTGATTCTCTTACCAGAATAAATAAGCTAGTGTCAGAGGTACACTCAGTAGTTGGAATAGAAACAGGTTGGTCGTTCCATCTCTCAGTTGTACCAATGTATCTCAGTACTCCCTCATCAACATCTTGGGAAAGGCAGGAAACAAACACTTGAGCTCTGTCATGAACCTGCAACGCCTTATGTTAGAAGATGAACCTTATGTTGCTCCTGGATTTAAGTCTCCCGGAAAACTACATTTACATATTGTCACTAGATTCAGATGAAAAGGAAACAATACCTTGggtatttttagtatatttcCACTCTTTTTGGAAATGTATGAAGATTCATATACAAGAAATCCGAACATCTGGGAGCAAGACAATAAGGAATCAGATTACACAAAGTACAATAATATTAGACCACTTCATGGTGAGTAAGGAAATGCTTAAGCTGTACCAAGGGGAAGAGACTAACGATATTTCATACCTGTCCAGCAGATTCCATTGAAATTGGGTTGGCGGAAGTGATCATATCTACAGGATCTGTCATACTCATCAAATCAAACAGAGACATTGTCCTCTGCATCTTGATTGGGCCATACGCTTTCCGTTTTTTATTGGAGGGAGTAATGGAGTGAGGCGCAGCACTGTACTTCTTAATCACTCTCTGGAGAGCTGCAGAAATAGCACAAAGTTTGTCAAAGGAAAACAAAGCAAGGCCCGAAAATAGCTAAAAGCAATCATAAGATCATCAAACCTTTGAATTTTGGATTATCTATGTCACCAGATTCCTTAATTGGAGCATcctgaagaaca
This window contains:
- the LOC108809100 gene encoding beta-galactosidase 17 isoform X2; this translates as MTCSGKMRILSRSLVVICTTSEFFLRLWMLQYWEDRLLRAKALGLNTIQTYVPWNLHEPKPGKFVFEGIADLVSFIKLCQKLDLLVMLRAGPYICGEWDLGGFPAWLLAVKPPLKLRTGDPAYLKLVERWWNVLLPKVFPLLYSNGGPVIMVQIENEYGSYGNDKAYLCDLVTMATGHLGNDIILYTTDGGTRETLEKGTIPLYDVYSAVDFSTGDDPWPIFELQKKFNAPGRSPPLSSEFYTGWLTHWGEKIAKTDAEFTAASLEKILSRNGSAVLYMVHGGTNLGFYNGANTGSDESDYKPDLTSYDYDAPIKESGDIDNPKFKALQRVIKKYSAAPHSITPSNKKRKAYGPIKMQRTMSLFDLMSMTDPVDMITSANPISMESAGQMFGFLVYESSYISKKSGNILKIPKVHDRAQVFVSCLSQDVDEGVLRYIGTTERWNDQPVSIPTTECTSDTSLFILVENMGRVNYGPYIFDEKGILSPVYLDGQVLQGWKMIPIPFHNLNQMPNFSFEMQHTKNRSEPFELTNELGQKEPALFAGEFSINSVEEIKDTYLSFNSWGKGVAFVNKFNIGRYWPSVGPQCNLYVPAPVLKPGKNYVVIFELESPHVDLLLESVYQENFTCGSNESKVNQL